Within Lytechinus pictus isolate F3 Inbred chromosome 7, Lp3.0, whole genome shotgun sequence, the genomic segment CAAGTTTCAGATTAGGAGACCATCTCCCATATTCATCAGAGAGTCTCCAATACTGACTGTGCACCTATACTCATTGTTGATGTATGAGTAGGAAATCACACCTGAGGATCTTCATAGCATCAACATTCTTGGTATTCAAATGATCATATTGACATACATCCAACTTTCTTAAAATTACTTGTCCAAACTTAATCCtttgattaaattttgttttcacactgtaagctaattttacaatttttcaagTTGTTCAAATTCCACGGTTGCCAGataatcattttcaaaacaaattttattccctaaaaacagaaaattcatATCAGGCAATATTGTCCCAAGTCCCTGTTTAATTCTTTCCtgattcaaatgaatttacgtGATCTACTTTAGATATGAAATGACTAAACCCATCAAGCAAGGTTAGGTGTTCTAAAATGATCCAGAAAATCTAGTTATAGTTCAGTGATATACCTTGAAATGGTGGCATACATGGTGATTGACAAATTTTGGACTATTTGAATGTTATTGACAAAGCTTGTACCTACATGGAGTAATATATTTTATACCTCATATGAGACAAATGTCAACAAAATGGGTGTATACCTAGTGCCAACTTACCTACAACTTCCTTGTTGTTGTTCCCGAGTTGAGTAGATAATCATGGTGATAGTTGATGACCTCACGTTGTTCTTCCTGCTATTGACTGCGCAAATAAATTCCAGTCCTGTGATATCCTCTCAATTTCATCCTGTTTGGGAGAGAGATAAATTGGTGCCAAAAAattgtgataagcagattccttaTTAAAAATTACCCCTTTCCTCCATGTACTTAAAATATTCATAATCTACTTTTGTTTACATAACATCTTTTGTTATCATCTATAATACTCTatacacaaaaacaaattggaTTTTGACCTGTGTGACAAAATATTAGATGGAAAATTTTGGTTTCTTTTATGCTTTTGCAAATCAAGTATTATATTTGGAGGCTGTCTCCCATATTATCAGCGATTTCAGATACTGTCTATGCACCTCTTCTCATCGATGATGTATGAGTGGGATATCACACACCTTCATAGCATCAACATTCTTGGCATTCATATGATCATATTGACATACACATCCAACTCTCTTGAagttgcttgtcaaaattttctcaaactttatCCTTTTTTCTGCTGCACACTAGCTAACTAAATAAGTTATCAGGTTGTTCAAATTCCACAGGTAGAGTTGCCAgagtaatattttttattttctaaaatcagACAATTCATATCAGACAACTTTGTTCCATGTccctgtgtaattttttttcctgattcatatgaatttacatcTACTGTGGATATTAACTGACTAAACATATAAAAGAAGGTTTTAATAGTATTCTAATAGTATCCAGAAAATCTAGTACAAATTCAGCATTACACCTTGAAATGGGGCGTACATGGAGcctgacaatttttttactaGGTTGAATGTTGTTAACAAGTCTTGTCCTGACATTGAGTAATATACTTTGTATCTCACAATGTTACGCCGCACAAGTCACCCAGTGAAAATTTCTGTTGAGATATGATGGACATATACTGGCTTTGTTGAGTTGAACTTGATTGGAAAATTACTTCATTTTTGCATCGAAAACTCAATGAATTCAAACAGCTTGTTTCCAGATATCTCATGAAGATATGAACATATTTGTATTTGCATTAGAAATATGACAATCATTTGACAAAGGGGTCTACCCCGATCCTTAAAATTATTCTGCATTTGTGACAATATTGTCAAAAACATTAGAAAATCTTGTCACCTTCTAATCAAGGATCATGAAATTGCACACATCTACAAACAAATTAGTAAATGTGATTCCAACccttttttgacaaaatatctgtctcgttcgttctccttctttcaaaattgaaaacaaatggCCGATCGATACCGCGCGACGAACGCGACATGGAGatctaacttttccttttttgagggtccagttggTGCCTGTATGTCAAgattctgtgtcacgatagaccttcatccatataatttatttttcccccttttatttggagtgctaaATTGCGACCCcgttctaccccattttggagagtacccgATGTCTGCTTAGTATTACACAGAAGAGTCCTGGGTTAGACTTGGTCTTGCTTCACTACACCTCATCAATAGACTCAAATTTTTCATCCACTCTGTACCGGGTGCCTATGGCTATGCCCCAAAATTAATTAAGCCAAActgtattaattttcaaaataaaataaaatttttaataaaataaagtcaaaGAGGTGTCTAGgtctttgtataattttttttttatttcttacccTGAAAAAGACCTGAATCTGCTGTTTTGgtctaaaaaaaagagagaattatTCTTCTTCCATTGAGTAGTCCTCTTTGTAGAGTATAGTCTTGAGATATTATCATTGACTTATTGCATTTTTAGGTGCATGATTCATGAATAGACCACAGTTCAACTGGAGTAAATCTAGTCTAAGTAcctgttttcattttatttaagttAATGTAGGTCTAGGTCTATATTTTTGCCAGCATAATATTTGAACAATTAAAATCATCTTGGGCCTGGCACAATAGTTTGTAGTAGTCTAACGTTAGCTTGTATAAAAATTACAAATCCCTGTGGCCatggattgggggggggggataaaaaaTACATGGCCCTGCTGGGGACTagtactaatactattactcgGTCCTCACACTAACTGCGTGCATGATGGCTAGCTGTCTCTGACTCTGTCTTAGACAGCTGGGAGCCGTCTgcttcgaggagttttttaacatttttttaaatttctccacGTACGTAcacagccaccattagggggttaaaaatgcaaaatacccCAGAcagggctcatcgatttttgtctttatttcataaaaatgtatgaaacgaactggaccaaaataaagaatattggcctgaaatgcaccaaaaaggggaaaaataaacttaaaaggacaaaaaaaaatcagtgactTTCTTCGGCTGTTGcacaacttcacttccctggtttatccgaacttgatacataaacatatggccattgagtccctgtacagatcgaatTAGATCTTCGATCTCTGTattgtaattggtgagtggagcgaACAGAGTTCAGTGGAACAACCAATAAAACAGAgtccgaagcttttggtctaactcTGTCTGTGACTGTCTGACTGTGTAGGAGGAAAAGTCTATGTCAAAAAAGTTGACAAAACGGCTCGGttttaaaaatggcaaaggtaaaaatggcaaaggtaaaaatgacgAAGGTATAAATGACAgcagtaaaaatggcagaggtaaaaatggcaaaggtaaaaatggcagaggtaaaaatggcagaggtaaaaatggcaaaggtaaaaatggcaaaggtaaaaatgacgAAGGTATAAATGACAGcagtaataatggcagaggtaaaaatgacagaggtataaatggTCAGTCTTAAACCCCAATgccaaaaaattcaaaaagccCCTCCATGCAATCAGTAGATTAAATACGGTTCTGAGAAGAAAATTGGAATTATGTTTGACTAatggaaagggtaacatttttaaatgatattgtaggtcttctgcaccaaattggtaacacttgagttggtatttcttattgtttcctggacttacatgcacggccttctcaattcaaatttgaagcacactttggatcccaagtGTTATACTTAATTCAGTAGGGGAAATTCACACTGATATAAAGTTTATTGGAGAAATAGCagcaaataattaaaatgatattggtgggggttttagggaatccatcaaagatttaaaaagctattagaattttacattttaacggtgacgtcatttgcgagcagtttttCCCACATACCGTAAGGGCGCTAGTATACACCCAACCCAAAAAGTACCTCGCTGAGGTCAATGACCCATTCTTGACCGGCCTAGTTCCGTAACGCGTACTCTAAATTTGATGCGCATCGGCACACTTATGCCTGTAGCATAGTTCTGTACGCACACCGCATTGCACATCGTACATACGAATAATTGAATAGAAGAAATCGAGTGAAATCTTACCTTTCAGATACACTTTGCGACGAAGTTGGTGTTTCCAGATTGGTGAGTAacttataaatattcaatttttatgtaattttttagtccaaaatatgttaaaacgcTTAGTCTCGCCCATCAGGGGGAGCACGGGTTCTGTAGGTCTAGACTAGTCGCCTTTCTTATCGATAATGGCCGTTTCGTTGTTGTTAGCACTGATCGAAAGTGAACGTACACGGCGAGATGGCGCTCCTCTAGTATCCGCCCAGCGTATGATTTAGCTTTGCTTTTGGCAAAGGGCCAATGGCAATGCAGGATATATGTATATTCTAGAtctattaattgattgatttggAAAATGTACTTGTACTACAGTCAGCTTTAGTTTCACCGGTGATTACTCCATGATGAAAATAAAGGAGATTATGAGATATGTTAAGAATATAAAAGTGACTTGATGAtggatgattatgatggtgattaaCTGACTatggataataatgatgatgatgatgatgatgatggggatgatgataggtgatgataataatttcatgtgaatatgtgatgatgacaatgatgacgatgatggtggtggataatgatgataatttggcgatgatgatgatggataatGAAGTgatggataatgatgatgatgatgttgatgatgatgataataataatttcatgatgtgataataatgatgatgatgatagaagatgatgaatgatggtggtggtggataatgatgataataatttggtgatgataatttggtgatgatgatgatgatgacgaattgacgatgatggtgatggatgatgatgatgttgatgatgatgataataataatttcatgatgtgataataatgatgatgatgatagaagatgatgaatgatggtggtggtggataatgatgataataatttggtgatgatgatgatgatgacgaattgacgatgatggtgatggatgatgatgatgttgatgatgatgataataataatttcatgatgtgataataatgatgatgatgatagaagatgatgaatgatggtggtggtggataatgatgataataatttggtgatgataatttggtgatgatgatgatgatgacgaattgacgatgatggtgatggatgatgatgatgttgatgatgatgataataataatttcatgatgtgataataatgatgatgatgatagaagatgatgaatgatggtggtggataatgatgataataatttggtgatgatgatgatgatgacgaattgacgatgatggtgaatgatgatgatgatgacgatgatgatgatgatagaagatgataaatgatggtggtggtggataatgatgatactaatttggtgatgatgatggataatgataataatttcatgataataataatttggtgatgtgataataatgatgatgatgatggtggaaaatgatattggtgGATAATGATGACTTGATGATGAACAAATTCTATTTCTCCCTTAGATCATGCCCCGTGCTCCTAAATGGAAACAGGACGACGTAGCTGCGGCGTTACGTAGAGTACGGTTCAGTGAGCTTTCGATAAGAAAGGCTTCACAGGAATATAGAATTCCCTACGAAACCCTGCGTGACAAAGTATCAGGGAGAGCTCCGACATCGGTTTCGAGATTCGGTCCACGACCATTCCTCacagagaaggaggaggaggagatagTACGATGGACGATCAAGATGGGGAGAATCGGTTTTGGACAAACCAGGGGAGACATTCAGTCCGTAAGTATGCAGAAAAATTTTCTTCCTGATGCTTCGTGAAAGGTCGAGTCCAtcctagaaaaatgttgattggtaacaataaagaacaatcaaacaaaaatatcgCTGAAAATATAATCgttatcggatgtaaaataaggaggTTATGATATTTgtaagtttcacttatttttcacaaaacagttttatgcacaactcagtgacatgcatgcaaatgagagagtggatgatatccatcactcactatttttttattgtttgaattatgtcaaattacagatttgacaattaggaccaacttgactgaaccataaaatgataacaaaattgaattaattcTACATATTCTTGGatgaataaaactttttgtttcacgtaagaatgagaagaaaatgaaattatttcatatttcatgcacATTACATAGTGAGTGACGTTATcaatcccctcatttgcatactgactggaccaggatgtgcatttaactgttttgtgactgaaattaaagaaaaaaaataaaatgttttattttacatccaattttgatgaaatttgactTTTCTCctattatttgaataaacttcgggtttgggtggacttgtctgtCATTAACAAAACCAATTTCATCATGTAGCTAACGTGATAAATCGATAAGAATGTTGCAATTTTGGTAATGCTGCTTAAGGGCTACTACTTTTCTTACTGTTattacaacaacaataataatgatagtaaaaattgaaataatatgaatggtaatgataataataataaaaacaatgatacTAATAGTTATAATGGAAGATAATTTTTGACaattatatttgttatataGATTATAATGCTATTAACACAGCTAATAAtacaataaattaaaataaagacaTATAAAGTAATGAAGAATAATAATTGTATAACACTataaattattcattagctcttacatgtaactgttaaaaaagaaaaggaaatattcCTCATAACACCATGATCTTTCAAGAAAATTGCAGAAAGGTATTTAATCCACTCAAATAAAGATGGAGAATAAAATGAAAGTCTTTGCTTTTCTTGTTATTCAGGTCGTGAAGAAAATGCTTGACAAAGATGGCAGGGCAAACCCCTTTGTAGAAAACAAGCCTGGGAAGCGTTGGTGGAGCAGTTTCCGTGCAAGGCACCCTCAATTAGTTTTCCGGAAGCCACAACCAATTGGAAAAGAGCGTACAGCAGTTACAAAGAATCGAATAGACAAGTATGTCttcacaattatatatatatttctgttaAAATAGGTTAAATACAGACCgagtattctttttttaataacatgttGCCATTAtatccttctttcctttttcttcttccttttatttttcttgttcctattattttcttcttattcttctcccttttttcattttcttcttctcctgtttcttctacttcttctaggAAACGAGTCACTTTCCATGATAATATTTTGCCCAAGATTTTCATCAAGATTTTCATGAATGGCATAATCCTAGTTGTTGTGTGTTTGGACAATCAATTTTTAAACAGCCATTTGGAAAAAGTAACCAGCtaagtttcattcatttttggtaCAAAATTAAATGGATGACAATAATATATGGAACAAATTactgaaataatattttgtgtgtgtgtgttaatcaaaagacaaaaataaggcttcaaaatattaaaatgtctACACCCAACCCCCATCATACATGCAAGTCATTAATCAAATACATATGAGTGAAGGTGTTCCACATACCTTTGTGTTTCTCCCTCATTCACAGATGGTTCAAAGAATTGGAAGAATTCTTAGGAGAAAACAATGCAAGAAGCATTCTCGATGAGCCAAATCGACTCTTCAATGCCGACGAATCAGGATTCCCGCTTGGTGGGAGAGCATCTGATCGGGTATTGTCATTAAAAGGCGAGAAAGTCATCCAACAATTTAAGAATGCTGAAAAGGGACAGGTAACTGTGCTTGTCACTGCATGCGCGAGTGGTAGCTTTTTGCCACCAATGATTGTTTTACCGGGGCGACACGGTGACGGTTCTGCATACCAAGGAGCGCCAAGGGGTGCTTTCTTTGCTAGGACCAAAAACGGCTGGATGGATAGCAAAGCCTTTTATGGTTTCATTGCTAATCTTTTCCAGCCGTATTTGGTCCAGATGAAAGTACCCCTTCCAGTGCTCCTGCTCGTCGATGGCCTTTCGGCACATCAAACGCTGGAGGTAGCGAAGCATTGTGAGGCGAATCGGATTCTTTTGTACCGATTCCCTCTCAATGCTACGCACATCCTCCAGCCGTGCGATGTGTCTGTGTTCAGATCATTAAAGGCATCGTGGAATCGAGCGGAGGAGCAGTTCCGTTACCAAAACCCCGGTGATTATGTCACAAGAGTGACGTTTTCGCGCGTGTTCGCCGGCGCGTGGAAGGAGCTTCTGGGGAAGCCAGAAATTGCATCTTCTGGTTTTCGGGCAGCAGGGATCTACCCGTTTACGAAATTGTTTCGTGAAGAGCTACTACGTCCAGCAGACTTGTACAGTTTCATAGATAAGAATCCTCAAGAAGGAGAGACACCATCATCTAGGAATAGTGCTTTTATTCCGGTAGACGATGACATGAGGTCATCTCAACCCGATGAACCTGATGATGATGCACCATCTTCGTCATCAGCTCATCGGGAACATGGAGTCAGCTGCATCGTGGATACTTCCGAGTATCCATGGTGATGCTCCATGTGGAGACAGGCCTCTAAACGAGGCATTCATCTCGCCGTCGCTAGATGAATGCCTCGTTTATCCCGAGATTGAAGTCTCAAATcaaaggagaaggaaaaggcaACTGCCTGAGGCAATAAGTGGAGAGGCGTTTATAAGATTCGCCGAGGAACGAGCGAGAGAGAAAAGAGCGGAGGAGGAGAGGAAAAAACAGAGAAGAGAGGAACGGGAACAGAATAGAGtggaaaaagagagaaggaaggaaGTTGAAAAGGAGAAGAGGCGAAAACGACAACAAGAACTTGAGCAGAGGAAACTAGAACGGGAGAGGAGAGTAAGAGAGAAGTTACAGCGGATGAAAGAAGTGATTGAGAGGAAAgcgagagagaagaaagaaagagaggcagagagagagaaaaaaaagggcggtaagaggagagagaagagtGTGAGggtggatgatgatgacgatgatgtgtATGTATGCCCTGAATgtttgatgatgaatgatgatgagtGGATTGGATGTGATTACTGTATGGCGTGGGTACATCACAAGTGCTCTGCTCTTTGTGATGTACCAATTGTAGATGTAAATAAGTATATGTTTAAGTGTAATTTCTGTTAAAATTTAATAGGTATAAGTTATGTTATGTCAAAAAGTGCAATTTCTCTTACATGAGCAAGTCTGATGGTGACTATACTCTGAATATATAATATAACCTCTGCAATCTAATGTAGTGTAAAATGTAAACTATTCTATAGCTCTATCTCTACACCATTCTCTAATCTAGACTCCAATCTCTATATCTGCAATCTATTCTGTAACCATGCAATCTATATTATGAATTGGTTTCAGAAGTTCTCTAACCCCTTTAATAATTGTTCTGGTCAAGACTTTACAGCCAAACAGGTTTTTGACAACCTTGAATGCTTgaccaaaatataattattctgAATTGGAGGGAGTTGACCTTTTAGGGAGAAGATGAAATATAGTGAATAAGAAACCGATTTATGTGCGTGCGTCAAAAGTTTAGCTGGAAGAAGAATGAGTAATACTTTCTTAAGAAAGATGGAATTGATAGACATATAGTTTCCTGTTATACTTCTTGTAAAAGATTTGATTAAGTATTGATTATGTATTGATATGTTATTAAATatgtattgatttgttttttaatatattgaatatgtGAGATATCATC encodes:
- the LOC129264576 gene encoding uncharacterized protein LOC129264576, with translation MPRAPKWKQDDVAAALRRVRFSELSIRKASQEYRIPYETLRDKVSGRAPTSVSRFGPRPFLTEKEEEEIVRWTIKMGRIGFGQTRGDIQSVVKKMLDKDGRANPFVENKPGKRWWSSFRARHPQLVFRKPQPIGKERTAVTKNRIDKWFKELEEFLGENNARSILDEPNRLFNADESGFPLGGRASDRVLSLKGEKVIQQFKNAEKGQVTVLVTACASGSFLPPMIVLPGRHGDGSAYQGAPRGAFFARTKNGWMDSKAFYGFIANLFQPYLVQMKVPLPVLLLVDGLSAHQTLEVAKHCEANRILLYRFPLNATHILQPCDVSVFRSLKASWNRAEEQFRYQNPGDYVTRVTFSRVFAGAWKELLGKPEIASSGFRAAGIYPFTKLFREELLRPADLYSFIDKNPQEGETPSSRNSAFIPVDDDMRSSQPDEPDDDAPSSSSAHREHGVSCIVDTSEYPW